In one Triplophysa dalaica isolate WHDGS20190420 chromosome 9, ASM1584641v1, whole genome shotgun sequence genomic region, the following are encoded:
- the dixdc1a gene encoding dixin-A produces the protein MGAKQMKCLSSSSPTHSPKEEYIGVYAKSEELGEQVGNHTVQPQSLSEDAVKSSATEPSPIPEHAGKDENNPWEEQLCAQQEQLEKDMQETRKMVTRLQALLLHGSLPEDEQTSTLSFGDCGANSEQQLILVRSRLDQSMEESLDLKRELLRYKQEARNLQAVKDALQQRMSAQEDTVLQLKQELLRSSMSREDLEGQNAELERKLSERNRLLSEYKKDLGHKDRLIQQQQIKLVDALRRINDTSYHRLSGCENNGYSHIMFTSSTPFQHRIADELQLVRDALRSLRDSFSGHDPQHHTLDTLEQGVASIVDRLHTTESKKRQERKWSTRSPRRKANHTDRESWPSSSKMAHSHSSPVLSAAASTKVLYYTDRSLTPFLVNIPKRLGEVTLNDFKLAVDRHGNFRYHFKSLDPEFGTVKEEVFLDDAVIPGWEGKIVAWVEEDHGESR, from the exons ATGGGAGCCAAGCAAATGAAATG TCTCAGTTCATCTAGTCCCACACACTCACCCAAGGAGGAGTATATAGGAGTATATGCCAAATCTGAAGAGTTGGGGGAACAAGTGGGGAACCACACAGTGCAACCACAAAGCCTCTCAG AGGATGCAGTGAAATCCTCAGCCACTGAGCCGTCACCCATCCCAGAGCATGCTGGGAAGGATGAGAACAACCCATGGGAGGAACAGCTATGTGCCCAGCAGGAACAGCTGGAGAAGGACATGCAGGAGACCAGGAAAATGGTGACAAGGCTTCAG GCCCTGTTGCTGCATGGCTCACTACCTGAAGATGAGCAAACATCTACTTTGAGTTTTGGGGACTGTGGGGCCAATTCAGAGCAGCAGCTG attttagtCCGCAGTCGCCTGGACCAGAGCATGGAGGAGTCTTTAGATCTGAAG agagAACTTTTAAGGTACAAGCAGGAGGCACGAAATCTTCAGGCTGTCAAG GATGCTTTGCAGCAGAGAATGTCTGCACAGGAGGATACAGTTCTGCAGCTGAAACAGGAGTTGCTCAGATCCAGCATGTCCAGAGAGGATCTGGAGGGACAGAAT GCGGAATTAGAAAGGAAGTTGTCTGAACGAAACAGATTGCTGAGTGAATACAAA AAGGATCTTGGGCATAAAGATAGACTCATTCAGCAGCAGCAAATAAAACTGGTTGATGCTCTGCGCAGGATCAATGACACAAGCTATCACAGG TTGTCAGGTTGTGAAAATAATGGCTACAGTCATATAATGTTTACGTCGTCCACACCTTTCCAACACAGAATT GCAGATGAGCTGCAGTTAGTTCGAGACGCCCTGCGCAGTCTGAGGGACAGTTTCAGTGGTCATGATCCACAGCACCACACACTGGACACACTGGAACAGGGCGTGGCCAGTATAGTGGACCGCCTCCATACCACAGAGTCCAAAAAAAGGCAGGAGAGAAAG TGGTCAACAAGATCACCAAGACGCAAAGCCAATCACACAGACCGAGAATCATGGCCATCAAGCTCTA AGATGGCCCATTCTCACAGTAGTCCTGTTCTCAGTGCAGCAGCCTCAACCAAAGTACTCTACTACACCGATCGATCTCTCACACCCTTCCTAGTCAACATCCCTAAGAG GCTGGGGGAGGTCACGTTAAATGActttaaactggctgtggaCAGGCACGGCAATTTCAGATATCACTTCAAATCTCTGGATCCAGAGTTCGGAACCGTCAAAGAGGAG GTGTTTTTAGATGATGCCGTGATACCTGGATGGGAAGGGAAGATTGTTGCATGGGTGGAGGAGGATCATGGAGAGAGCAGATAG
- the cryaba gene encoding crystallin, alpha B, a produces MDVTIQHPWYRRPWLLGFYPYRINDQYFEHQHDSELLSPLYSMFLYRPYFGRFPNWFDSGMSEVRMDRDRFVVNLDVKHFSPEELTVNVNDDYVEIRGKHDEHQDEHGIVAREFYRKYKIPAGVDPRAFTSSLSSDCVLTVCAHRHMDALERNMPITCEEKPPVQN; encoded by the exons ATGGATGTTACTATCCAGCATCCCTGGTACCGTCGGCCTTGGCTCCTTGGCTTTTATCCTTATAGGATTAATGATCAATATTTTGAGCACCAACATGACAGTGAGCTTTTATCACCGCTTTACTCCATGTTTCTCTATCGTCCATATTTCGGGCGGTTCCCAAACTGGTTTGACAGCGGAATGTCAGAG gtGAGAATGGATAGAGATCGCTTTGTTGTCAATCTGGACGTAAAGCATTTCTCTCCAGAGGAGCTGACAGTGAATGTCAATGACGATTATGTTGAGATTCGTGGAAAACATGATGAACATCAG GATGAGCATGGAATTGTCGCACGGGAGTTTTACAGGAAGTATAAGATCCCTGCAGGTGTAGATCCAAGGGCCTTCACCTCCTCTCTGTCCTCTGATTGTGTGCTGACCGTCTGCGCACATCGCCACATGGATGCCCTTGAGCGCAACATGCCCATCACCTGTGAAGAGAAGCCACCGGTTCAAAATTAA
- the pih1d2 gene encoding PIH1 domain-containing protein 2, with protein sequence MEMPGCDKAALQQVNQLWSMLDDMSAKNPEEYRKFIERQLREGADMCSTPQPHACIRADQLGPKKGVLYINICGWKRVPAPTSHRDPIPLCGGRLETITEQKEYGVVDVAFNPKVLQIIEKDKEEREKIHMLVLNFIQQQNNRNLSQSYKLTKDKIKGSIQDMKQRLMSPKQIKSSANEPQSEPAPSLLQQISSLRLAESKEDSSIQLSIEGEKPERPGLIEVISSSESVQPEPKKPRHHLTVCTDSNGSGRSLKLNVELPGVLSVSQCQLSISQDDILLEVEDIYYLHLPLPELVEEETCTATFNKKEQTLTVTVIVL encoded by the exons ATGGAAATGCCAGGCTGTgataaagcagctttacagcaGGTGAATCAGCTTTGGTCGATGTTAGATGACATGTCTGCGAAGAATCCAGAAGAGTACCGGAAGTTCATCGAGCGGCAGCTGCGAGAGGGAGCTGACATGTGTTCAACACCGCAGCCTCACGCCTGCATACGCGCTGATCAACTG GGACCTAAGAAGGGGGTATTATATATTAACATCTGTGGTTGGAAACGAGTGCCAGCCCCCACTTCTCACCGTGATCCAATTCCTTTATGTGGAGGAAGACTGGAAACCATCACTGAGCAGAAAG AGTACGGTGTGGTGGATGTGGCTTTTAACCCGAAAGTCCTGCAAATAATAGAGAAAGacaaagaggagagagagaagatccACATGCTTGTTCTGAACTTCATTCAACAGCAGAACAATCGGAATCTATCTCAGAGCTACAAACTCACTAAAGATAAAATTAAAGGCAGCATTCAGGATATGAAGCAGCGGCTCATGTCACCAAAACAGATCAAATCTTCTGCCAATGAACCACAATCTGAACCAG CTCCATCACTCCTTCAGCAGATTTCCTCACTACGTTTGGCTGAGAGTAAAGAGGACTCCTCCATCCAGCTGAGCATAGAGGGGGAGAAGCCAGAGAGACCAGGTCTTATTGAGGTGATATCCAGCTCAGAGTCGGTCCAGCCTGAGCCAAAGAAGCCCAGACATCATCTCACAGTGTGTACTGACAGCAACGGCTCAGGGAGGAGCCTGAAACTGAACGTAGAGCTTCCTGGTGTGCTGTCGGTCTCACAGTGCCAGCTCAGCATCTCTCAG gatGATATTCTCCTAGAGGTAGAGGATATTTATTATCTTCACCTTCCATTACCTGAATTGGTCGAGGAGGAGACATGCACCGCAACATTTAATAAGAAAGAACAGACTCTAACTGTTACAGTAattgtgttataa